Proteins encoded in a region of the Streptomyces sp. NBC_00513 genome:
- the asnB gene encoding asparagine synthase (glutamine-hydrolyzing), whose protein sequence is MCRIYGYFGSDRDVRAMEAARDAQLPGGPDRQAHVRGEDWGLGCNRLAIQDPSHGRQPFTNADGSVHAVFNGEIYNFRAIRRELAAHGVRVDGDCDGSVLLPYYELHGDRFVDRLEGMYAIALVDLRSGRRLKLWSDPLAVKSLYYEATADGVTFASEPGGLAALRTGRPDVDPHAVDHYLNWQCLPPGSSLYAGVSSLRAGEHLVHDGHAAVVRARRRTETPPPDGTCTPARLGSLLTGEVERMSLQSAPVAVQLSGGLDSAVLATLLGRRRTDVTGFHVTHEGTHPSDEETYARDAAAHAGIPLEVVEIREAELPELIPPMVAALGSPNATPHALSAYVLFREIAQRSFRVCFVGDGADEQFGGYRRYSTALAAADDAWPERYLDRLSLVPHARYRRLYTPEYRALLDSDGSSRARARELLGPPAPGRLEQLLTFDRLHKLPGLNLRKLDHLSMAHGIEGRVPYCQPAVTDFARRTPDALKATEARRKRILWDAGAPLVPESVRTRQKQPFTFPVDAFLAPGTKLWEFATDVLARPRLRTDGFLSGAAVREVLDTHAVRRDQARLVWGLMILELSLLPLP, encoded by the coding sequence TTGTGCCGGATCTACGGCTATTTCGGATCCGATCGCGATGTGCGCGCGATGGAGGCCGCACGCGACGCCCAACTGCCCGGCGGCCCCGACCGGCAGGCCCACGTCCGGGGGGAGGACTGGGGCCTGGGCTGCAACCGCCTCGCGATCCAGGACCCGTCGCACGGCCGCCAGCCGTTCACGAACGCCGACGGCTCGGTGCACGCCGTGTTCAACGGCGAGATCTACAACTTCCGCGCCATCAGGCGGGAACTCGCCGCGCACGGGGTACGCGTCGACGGCGACTGCGACGGCTCCGTCCTCCTTCCCTACTACGAACTGCACGGCGACCGCTTCGTGGATCGGCTCGAAGGCATGTACGCCATCGCCCTGGTGGACCTGCGCTCGGGGCGGAGGCTGAAGCTGTGGAGCGACCCGCTGGCCGTCAAGAGCCTGTACTACGAGGCCACCGCGGACGGTGTCACCTTCGCATCCGAACCGGGCGGTCTCGCCGCGCTGCGGACGGGCCGCCCCGACGTCGATCCGCACGCCGTCGACCACTACCTGAACTGGCAGTGTCTGCCGCCCGGTTCGTCGTTGTACGCCGGTGTGTCCAGCCTGCGGGCCGGCGAACACCTGGTCCACGACGGGCACGCGGCCGTCGTTCGAGCGCGGCGCCGCACCGAGACACCCCCGCCCGACGGCACCTGCACGCCCGCCCGCCTCGGCTCCCTGCTGACCGGCGAGGTGGAGCGGATGTCACTCCAGTCCGCGCCCGTGGCCGTACAGCTCTCCGGAGGCCTCGACTCCGCCGTCCTGGCGACCCTGCTGGGCCGCCGCCGCACCGACGTCACCGGCTTCCACGTGACCCACGAGGGCACTCACCCGTCCGACGAGGAGACCTACGCCCGGGACGCGGCGGCACACGCCGGCATCCCGCTCGAAGTGGTCGAGATCCGCGAGGCGGAGCTGCCCGAACTGATCCCTCCCATGGTGGCCGCACTGGGCTCTCCCAACGCGACGCCCCACGCGCTGAGCGCGTACGTTCTCTTCCGGGAGATCGCGCAGCGGTCCTTCCGCGTGTGCTTCGTGGGCGACGGCGCGGACGAACAGTTCGGCGGCTACCGCCGCTACAGCACCGCACTCGCCGCCGCCGACGACGCGTGGCCCGAGCGCTACCTGGACCGGCTCTCGCTGGTCCCACACGCACGCTACCGCCGGCTCTACACCCCCGAGTACCGGGCGCTGCTCGACTCCGACGGGAGCAGCCGCGCCCGCGCGCGGGAACTGCTCGGACCACCGGCCCCCGGGCGCCTGGAGCAACTGCTGACCTTCGACCGGCTGCACAAACTCCCCGGCCTCAACCTCCGCAAGCTCGACCACCTCTCCATGGCCCACGGGATCGAGGGCCGGGTGCCCTACTGCCAGCCGGCCGTCACCGACTTCGCACGCCGCACCCCCGACGCCCTGAAGGCCACCGAGGCCCGGCGCAAGCGGATCCTGTGGGACGCCGGCGCCCCGCTCGTCCCGGAATCGGTACGGACACGGCAGAAACAACCCTTCACCTTCCCCGTCGACGCGTTCCTGGCACCCGGCACCAAGCTCTGGGAGTTCGCGACCGACGTGCTGGCCCGGCCCCGGCTGCGCACCGACGGATTCCTGAGCGGCGCCGCCGTCCGCGAAGTCCTGGACACGCACGCCGTCCGCCGCGACCAGGCCCGACTGGTGTGGGGCCTGATGATCCTGGAACTGTCCCTTCTGCCCCTTCCGTGA
- a CDS encoding histidine phosphatase family protein, with amino-acid sequence MRSIHVVTHPEASHHVEGLVGGWHDSTLTPEGVREAASIARALRAEIPEGAEVELISSDLRRTRRTAQEIGGLLGVEAALDRRLREKSYGEAEGRPQEWLDKRFVPPPATGDRMGHDEGIEGAETRAEFAGRIYEAMDGILSHPYEHQVIVTHGFALTFVVAAWIGMPIDSLGHVNFRVASGSITHLREDDFFHNRQLVRLGDTRHLEG; translated from the coding sequence GTGCGCAGCATCCACGTCGTCACCCACCCGGAGGCGAGCCACCACGTCGAAGGCCTGGTCGGCGGATGGCACGATTCCACGCTGACCCCCGAAGGAGTCCGGGAGGCGGCCTCGATCGCCCGCGCCCTGCGGGCCGAGATCCCCGAGGGAGCCGAGGTCGAATTGATCTCCTCGGACCTCCGGCGGACCCGACGCACCGCACAGGAGATCGGTGGTCTGCTCGGTGTGGAGGCGGCCCTGGACCGCCGGCTGCGGGAGAAGTCGTACGGAGAGGCCGAGGGCAGGCCCCAGGAGTGGCTGGACAAGCGGTTCGTCCCCCCGCCCGCGACCGGCGACCGGATGGGTCACGACGAGGGCATCGAGGGAGCGGAGACGCGGGCCGAGTTCGCCGGACGGATCTACGAGGCCATGGACGGGATCCTGAGCCACCCGTACGAGCACCAGGTCATCGTGACGCACGGCTTCGCGCTGACCTTCGTGGTGGCCGCCTGGATCGGCATGCCGATCGATTCCCTCGGCCACGTCAACTTCCGGGTCGCCTCGGGCAGCATCACCCATCTCCGCGAGGACGACTTCTTCCACAACCGCCAGCTCGTCCGCCTCGGAGACACCCGCCACCTCGAAGGCTGA